A region from the Candidatus Kryptoniota bacterium genome encodes:
- the qrcA gene encoding menaquinone reductase multiheme cytochrome c subunit QrcA, translated as MSKNIPLVSSPGKGGLNPESGSRGKILFMVGVACALSFGWVTFPYLIYREVKQPLQFSHRVHTGDNVALKCEDCHAYDADGRFAGIPATDKCLKCHSHPQGVSPEDRKLDDIYIWKGRAIPWVIYSRQPENVHFSHATHTKLAGIKCQTCHFGHSSTNELRPARFSRLSGYSLDVFGQNFLNAPYTPSHGMRMDDCSNCHKARGVKDSCIDCHK; from the coding sequence ATGTCGAAGAACATCCCTTTGGTTTCTTCTCCCGGGAAAGGCGGATTAAACCCGGAGTCCGGAAGCCGCGGCAAAATTCTTTTCATGGTCGGTGTCGCCTGCGCCTTGTCCTTCGGCTGGGTAACTTTCCCATATTTGATTTACAGGGAAGTTAAACAACCGCTTCAGTTCAGCCATCGAGTCCACACGGGCGATAACGTAGCACTGAAATGCGAGGATTGTCATGCCTACGACGCTGACGGAAGATTCGCCGGCATACCTGCGACGGATAAATGCCTGAAGTGTCATTCTCACCCTCAGGGCGTGTCGCCCGAGGACCGAAAGCTGGACGATATATACATCTGGAAAGGTCGCGCGATCCCTTGGGTGATTTATTCGCGCCAGCCCGAAAACGTGCATTTCTCCCACGCGACACATACAAAGCTGGCGGGTATAAAATGTCAGACCTGTCACTTCGGTCATTCGAGCACGAATGAATTGAGACCGGCGCGATTCAGCCGGCTCAGCGGCTACAGCCTGGATGTCTTCGGGCAGAATTTTCTTAACGCACCATATACTCCTTCACACGGAATGAGGATGGACGACTGTTCGAACTGTCATAAAGCGCGCGGCGTCAAAGACAGCTGCATCGACTGCCATAAGTAG
- a CDS encoding aminomethyltransferase family protein, protein MGQNTLSDIHASLGARLVQADGVTLPEKYTSVEQEYETAHHHAAFFGISHFGKLRLTGKDSLDLLNRISTNDLMGLRPGMGKPTFLATEKGRIVDLCTVYAQQGSLLLLTSPSNSENVRKWIEKFIISEDVKVEDVTHYFPMLFVGGVEAANFLTHLAHSSYKQFLDVSKMPRHNFIRTFLGTHEVLLSRTNLAMGNGYIILVNPDDIGKVWTSFVENSKSFGAAPAGLETFEILRIENGTPFYPYELNEEHNPLEVNLLDAVSDNKGCYVGQEVIARLQTYDKVRKRLVGLVSTSNMPRGSKVYEPHVNTSGMESEIGIITSSARSPGTGKEIALAYVSMQQVIPGSRYSVKIGGKDVEAVLSTLPFAI, encoded by the coding sequence ATGGGTCAAAACACACTGTCTGATATACATGCATCTCTGGGAGCTCGTCTGGTACAGGCCGACGGAGTAACTCTTCCCGAGAAATACACAAGCGTAGAGCAGGAATACGAAACCGCGCATCATCACGCGGCATTCTTCGGCATTTCCCATTTCGGAAAACTGCGGCTTACGGGAAAGGATTCACTCGATCTCCTGAACAGGATCTCGACGAACGACCTGATGGGTCTCCGCCCGGGAATGGGCAAACCAACTTTTCTTGCGACAGAGAAGGGGCGCATCGTGGATCTCTGCACTGTCTATGCTCAGCAGGGGAGCCTTCTTCTTCTCACAAGTCCTTCGAATTCGGAGAACGTCAGGAAGTGGATCGAGAAATTCATCATCTCGGAAGACGTGAAGGTCGAGGATGTCACGCATTATTTCCCGATGCTGTTCGTGGGTGGAGTTGAAGCGGCGAATTTTCTTACGCATCTCGCGCATTCCAGCTACAAACAGTTTCTCGATGTGAGCAAGATGCCGCGCCACAATTTCATCAGAACTTTTCTCGGCACGCATGAAGTCCTGCTTTCGAGGACCAACCTCGCGATGGGAAACGGCTACATCATTCTTGTGAATCCGGATGACATCGGCAAAGTGTGGACTTCGTTCGTGGAGAACTCGAAATCGTTCGGCGCCGCTCCTGCAGGACTGGAAACATTTGAGATTCTGAGGATCGAAAACGGAACCCCGTTCTATCCGTATGAGCTCAACGAGGAACATAATCCACTTGAAGTGAACCTGCTCGACGCTGTGAGTGACAACAAAGGATGTTATGTCGGACAGGAAGTCATCGCTCGACTCCAGACATACGATAAAGTCAGGAAGAGGCTGGTCGGTCTCGTCTCGACGTCGAATATGCCGCGCGGCTCGAAGGTCTACGAACCGCACGTCAATACTTCGGGCATGGAATCAGAGATCGGAATTATTACCAGCTCAGCCAGATCTCCGGGAACCGGTAAGGAAATTGCCCTGGCTTATGTCTCAATGCAACAGGTGATTCCCGGTTCACGGTACTCGGTGAAAATCGGCGGGAAGGATGTTGAAGCCGTCTTGTCGACACTCCCGTTTGCAATTTGA
- a CDS encoding GAF domain-containing protein yields MEQLKVSSGLDKAAMYHELLPQLKSLVEGEADSTANLANLSAALKQSLPYASWVGFYILRDGELVVGPFQGKVACTRIKLGHGVCGTSASRGETLIVPNVNDFPGHIFCDPDSKSEIVVPILKDGKTIGVLDIDSSTYDSFDPVDAENLETIAELVAKVIDGS; encoded by the coding sequence ATGGAACAGCTGAAAGTATCGTCCGGGCTCGACAAAGCAGCGATGTATCATGAACTCCTTCCCCAGTTGAAATCGCTCGTCGAAGGCGAGGCAGACTCGACGGCGAATCTTGCCAACCTATCGGCCGCGCTTAAACAGTCGCTCCCCTACGCCTCGTGGGTCGGCTTCTATATTCTACGAGACGGTGAATTGGTAGTCGGACCGTTCCAGGGAAAAGTCGCATGTACAAGAATAAAACTGGGTCACGGTGTGTGCGGGACATCCGCCTCGCGCGGGGAAACTCTGATCGTCCCGAACGTAAATGATTTTCCGGGGCACATTTTCTGTGACCCGGATTCGAAGAGCGAGATAGTCGTTCCGATCTTGAAGGACGGGAAAACAATCGGCGTTCTCGACATAGATAGTTCGACTTATGATTCGTTCGACCCGGTAGATGCTGAAAATCTGGAAACAATAGCGGAGCTTGTGGCAAAGGTAATTGATGGCAGTTAA
- a CDS encoding SDR family oxidoreductase: protein MAVKRKVPGGRRVALITGSGRRLGRQSALALARDGWDIVVNYAHSRKEAMQCARDIESLGAEAVPIKADISDSKEVDAMFEQSYERFGRLDLLVNNAAVFAPPKKFLEITDDLWDFVITTNLTGQFYCARAAARYMEERGGKIINFASLGGFQAWPEHIPYNVAKAGVVMLTKALSKALAPKITVNAIAPGTIIIPGEESKEIRHIEESKIPLKRYGTVKDITSVLVYLANADYVTGQVISIDGGRAVL, encoded by the coding sequence ATGGCAGTTAAGCGTAAGGTGCCCGGGGGGCGTAGGGTCGCTCTCATCACGGGTAGCGGGAGAAGATTGGGACGACAGTCCGCATTAGCCCTTGCGAGGGACGGATGGGACATAGTTGTCAATTACGCGCATTCCAGGAAGGAAGCCATGCAGTGCGCGCGTGACATCGAGTCGCTCGGGGCTGAGGCGGTCCCGATAAAGGCGGATATTTCAGACTCGAAAGAAGTTGACGCGATGTTCGAGCAGTCGTACGAGCGGTTCGGGCGACTCGACCTCCTTGTCAACAACGCTGCCGTGTTCGCGCCTCCCAAAAAATTTCTTGAGATCACGGATGATCTCTGGGACTTCGTAATAACGACGAATCTGACCGGACAGTTTTACTGCGCGCGCGCCGCCGCAAGATATATGGAAGAACGCGGCGGAAAGATAATCAACTTCGCATCACTGGGTGGATTCCAGGCCTGGCCAGAGCATATCCCGTATAACGTAGCGAAAGCCGGAGTTGTGATGTTGACAAAGGCGCTCTCGAAAGCTCTCGCTCCTAAGATTACGGTAAACGCGATTGCCCCTGGCACTATTATAATTCCCGGCGAAGAGTCCAAAGAAATCCGACACATCGAAGAAAGCAAGATTCCGCTCAAGAGATATGGCACGGTCAAGGATATAACTTCTGTCCTCGTTTATCTGGCGAATGCCGACTACGTTACAGGGCAGGTAATCTCCATTGATGGCGGGAGAGCCGTGCTGTGA
- a CDS encoding TIGR00730 family Rossman fold protein, whose amino-acid sequence MAKAKRTLRDARAALARAERRKANRTKLKRLRESLQMAETGVEMARYYEDAVKLSALLTRWSKKLGKKGEKRFVICSGGGPGIMQAANKGAISAGGLSIGLNISLPHEQFPNPYLSSNLDFEFHYFFMRKFWFAYLAKALVVFPGGFGTLDELMEVLTLLQTDKIRKKMTVLIYGSRYWKKILNFEELVKAGAIQQSDLKLFSFADDPESAFKFLTRELKKNYDLS is encoded by the coding sequence ATGGCGAAGGCAAAGCGCACTCTGAGAGATGCCAGGGCAGCGCTGGCGCGAGCGGAACGAAGAAAGGCGAACCGCACTAAGCTGAAGCGGCTTCGAGAAAGTCTGCAAATGGCGGAAACAGGAGTAGAGATGGCCCGCTACTACGAAGACGCCGTGAAGCTGAGCGCTCTACTTACGCGGTGGTCGAAGAAACTCGGCAAGAAGGGCGAAAAGAGATTTGTTATTTGCTCAGGCGGTGGGCCCGGCATCATGCAGGCAGCAAACAAAGGAGCAATCTCGGCGGGTGGACTCTCGATAGGACTCAACATCAGCCTGCCCCACGAGCAATTTCCTAATCCATATTTATCATCCAATCTTGATTTCGAGTTCCACTATTTCTTCATGCGAAAATTCTGGTTCGCTTATCTTGCGAAGGCGCTGGTCGTCTTTCCTGGCGGATTCGGTACGCTCGACGAGCTTATGGAGGTGCTGACACTTCTCCAGACAGATAAAATCAGGAAGAAAATGACCGTCCTGATCTACGGTTCGCGCTACTGGAAAAAAATCCTGAATTTCGAAGAGCTCGTGAAAGCCGGCGCGATCCAGCAGTCCGACCTGAAATTATTTTCGTTCGCCGACGACCCTGAGTCGGCGTTCAAGTTCCTAACGCGGGAACTCAAAAAGAATTATGACTTGTCCTGA
- a CDS encoding transglutaminase-like domain-containing protein, with translation MRLETDSKFRALMRLLDDEDPQVSAAVEKELLDGGDEIVHLLESEKDNAEEHIRKRIDRLISKIYIEKLQKDYDSLLDFASHPDFSLERALFLLARPLYPKVDFADSQAQLNELANVLRKRIAGKEDPYDIVQLVNDFFLNEMGFAGNSKDYYNPDNSILHRVLETRRGIPISLGIVYLLVSKRLNLPVYGVGAPAHFLVKFVLEGKEIYVDVFNGGRIMSRKDAEEFISDMGFSFEPRFLKNSSDIEMLARMCRNMARAFTAADEQPKANVLMELSIELERLIAL, from the coding sequence ATGAGACTTGAAACAGACTCCAAGTTCCGCGCTTTGATGAGGCTGCTCGACGATGAAGACCCGCAGGTCTCGGCGGCCGTTGAAAAGGAGCTTCTTGATGGCGGTGACGAGATTGTCCATCTCCTGGAAAGTGAGAAGGACAATGCCGAGGAACATATCAGGAAGAGGATTGACAGACTCATCTCGAAAATTTACATCGAGAAACTCCAGAAGGATTACGACTCGCTTCTCGATTTTGCATCGCATCCGGATTTCTCTCTCGAGCGGGCGCTTTTCCTACTCGCGAGACCTCTTTATCCAAAAGTCGATTTCGCCGACTCTCAAGCGCAACTGAACGAGCTTGCAAACGTGCTCAGGAAAAGGATCGCGGGCAAGGAAGATCCGTACGACATTGTTCAACTTGTCAACGACTTTTTCCTGAACGAAATGGGGTTTGCGGGAAATTCCAAAGATTATTACAATCCTGACAACAGCATTCTGCACAGAGTGCTTGAGACGCGGCGGGGAATTCCGATTTCCCTCGGTATTGTCTACCTGCTCGTCAGCAAAAGGCTGAATCTTCCCGTGTATGGTGTCGGCGCTCCCGCGCATTTTCTTGTGAAATTTGTCCTTGAAGGGAAAGAAATTTATGTCGATGTTTTCAACGGCGGCAGGATCATGTCCCGTAAGGACGCGGAGGAATTCATAAGCGATATGGGATTTTCATTTGAGCCGCGGTTCTTGAAGAACTCTTCGGATATTGAGATGCTCGCGCGCATGTGCCGCAACATGGCGCGTGCGTTCACGGCTGCAGATGAACAGCCGAAGGCGAATGTGCTGATGGAGTTGTCGATCGAACTCGAGAGACTTATAGCGCTTTGA
- a CDS encoding cob(I)yrinic acid a,c-diamide adenosyltransferase, whose protein sequence is MKIYTRTGDEGETSLFGGKRVGKDVPRIEAYGTVDELNSVIGIARSFNKNRKIDKLLGMIQNQLFVLGADLATPSDVTSTAVHRIGENEVRLLEETIDELDVKLEPLKTFILPGGSKTSAILHFSRTVCRRAERKVAPLKGNGEVSRETLVYLNRLSDLLFVLARFANKSDEVKEIPWNPRRDSGRNK, encoded by the coding sequence TTGAAGATCTACACCAGGACGGGTGACGAAGGGGAGACGAGCTTGTTCGGAGGCAAGCGTGTGGGAAAGGATGTCCCCCGGATAGAGGCATACGGCACAGTCGACGAACTCAATTCAGTGATCGGAATCGCCCGTTCTTTCAACAAAAACCGAAAGATCGATAAGCTGCTCGGGATGATTCAGAATCAACTCTTCGTGCTTGGAGCAGACCTCGCTACTCCGTCGGATGTGACGAGCACTGCGGTACATAGGATCGGGGAAAACGAAGTACGGTTGCTCGAAGAGACCATAGACGAACTCGACGTGAAACTTGAGCCGCTCAAGACCTTCATCCTGCCGGGCGGATCGAAGACTTCAGCCATTCTTCACTTTTCACGGACAGTTTGCCGGAGAGCCGAGCGAAAAGTAGCTCCATTGAAAGGCAATGGAGAAGTCTCCCGAGAGACGCTTGTATATCTCAACCGCCTTTCGGATCTCCTCTTCGTTCTTGCACGATTTGCAAATAAGAGCGACGAGGTCAAAGAAATTCCCTGGAATCCGCGGCGTGACTCCGGCCGCAATAAATGA
- a CDS encoding BatA domain-containing protein, with protein MTFLNPLVLAGLVAAGIPILIHLLQLKKLRKVEFSSVRFLKEIQHASARRVKLRDYLLLILRSLAVASLVLAFARPALKGFTAGNGKTSAEIIVDDSPSTSARNEYGEISSQIRSTAVNLASSFHSGDDVGLMFTSGAMDSVPLQSVESSRALVAQISRSVPSNVSNSYTSAIIAALSKLSASNSLNKEIYLVGDLQRTEFAKLAGGINAPLTRIFFLKTEESPNDNLSVRDVKLVDPVVEVNAPSVVQATVTNNDGTDKSAVLVSLYLDGRKVSQSVVDLPAGASRGVNLAYTLTSSGYHSGYVAVDDNSIQTDNTYYFSIFAIRKLNVLIVSADSSAGDDFVSTAARALVDSSTSVELKTVKPGQFIYTDLSGIDAIVVESYAPGQDFQSKLIHYVRAGGGLALFGPSAPQLSFFRDLLSQLNTGSVSGVFSSPVGNFRSVDKIDVADQFFAGIFSSAGNVDEIKAHLVTKIFSGVNIQPNPFAHVLMSASEMPFLISRDVGSGFVFVIASEADTSASNLPLSPFFPVIMQRALFFSSAISHNPLRAFAGGRESYTYTVGGIKSASLISPVGERTDMVPQYLGGAARFTFPRLERLGTYLLAGNDTLTELSVNVDPRESDLVQASSEQILDFAKALGFSEKNVFVVDADKNAVQSIERLRRGMDLSSFFAGAALLFLVLEIVVSRMKTF; from the coding sequence ATGACATTCCTTAATCCACTCGTCCTCGCCGGACTTGTAGCAGCCGGCATCCCGATACTCATTCACCTACTGCAGCTCAAGAAGCTTCGCAAGGTAGAGTTCTCTTCTGTGAGATTCCTGAAAGAGATTCAGCATGCTTCTGCAAGGCGTGTCAAACTCAGAGATTATCTCCTCTTGATCCTCAGGTCTCTCGCGGTTGCGTCGCTAGTACTTGCTTTTGCCAGGCCGGCGTTGAAGGGCTTCACAGCGGGGAACGGAAAAACTTCGGCCGAAATAATAGTTGATGATTCACCATCCACCTCCGCACGAAACGAATACGGAGAAATATCATCTCAGATCAGGAGCACGGCGGTAAATCTCGCATCAAGTTTCCACTCCGGCGACGATGTCGGCCTCATGTTTACCTCCGGCGCGATGGACTCCGTTCCACTTCAGTCCGTCGAAAGTTCGCGAGCGTTAGTGGCTCAAATTTCCAGGTCGGTTCCGTCGAACGTGAGCAACAGTTATACATCGGCGATCATTGCAGCCTTGTCGAAGCTCTCCGCATCGAATTCGCTTAATAAGGAGATTTACCTGGTTGGCGATCTTCAAAGAACTGAATTTGCGAAACTGGCCGGTGGGATCAACGCACCTCTGACAAGAATATTTTTCCTGAAGACTGAAGAAAGTCCGAATGACAATTTATCGGTGCGCGACGTCAAACTTGTTGATCCTGTAGTCGAGGTAAATGCTCCGTCTGTCGTTCAGGCGACAGTAACGAATAATGATGGCACGGACAAGAGCGCAGTGCTCGTAAGTCTGTATCTGGACGGAAGGAAAGTGTCTCAGTCCGTCGTCGACTTGCCGGCGGGCGCCTCGCGTGGAGTCAACCTTGCGTACACGCTGACTTCAAGCGGATATCATTCAGGATACGTCGCGGTAGACGATAATTCTATCCAGACCGACAATACATATTACTTCTCAATATTCGCAATAAGGAAATTAAATGTGCTGATCGTTAGTGCCGATTCGTCGGCAGGTGACGATTTCGTGTCGACGGCAGCAAGGGCTCTCGTGGACAGTTCAACCTCCGTCGAGCTGAAAACAGTGAAGCCCGGTCAGTTCATTTACACCGACCTTTCAGGGATCGATGCCATCGTTGTCGAGTCATACGCCCCGGGCCAGGATTTTCAGTCAAAGTTGATTCATTATGTCCGGGCAGGAGGAGGGCTTGCCCTGTTCGGGCCGTCCGCGCCGCAGCTGAGTTTTTTCAGGGACCTGCTCTCACAGCTGAACACCGGCAGTGTGTCGGGGGTCTTCTCGAGCCCCGTCGGAAATTTTAGGAGCGTCGATAAGATAGACGTTGCGGACCAGTTCTTCGCCGGAATATTTAGTTCTGCCGGGAATGTCGACGAGATAAAAGCTCATCTCGTTACAAAGATCTTCAGCGGCGTCAACATCCAGCCGAATCCTTTCGCTCACGTTCTCATGAGCGCATCGGAAATGCCATTCCTGATTAGCCGCGACGTCGGGAGCGGTTTCGTTTTCGTCATTGCATCAGAGGCTGATACTTCGGCTTCTAACCTTCCACTCTCTCCCTTCTTCCCCGTGATTATGCAGCGCGCACTATTCTTTTCGTCCGCAATCAGCCATAATCCCCTGCGTGCTTTCGCGGGCGGAAGGGAGTCTTATACTTACACGGTCGGCGGGATCAAAAGTGCGTCGCTCATTTCACCCGTAGGGGAAAGGACCGACATGGTCCCGCAATACTTGGGTGGAGCCGCCCGGTTCACATTTCCCAGACTTGAACGACTGGGTACTTATCTCCTCGCAGGCAATGATACGCTTACGGAGCTTTCAGTCAACGTGGATCCGAGGGAATCCGATCTCGTGCAGGCATCCTCCGAACAGATTCTTGATTTCGCGAAGGCGCTCGGCTTTTCAGAGAAGAATGTGTTCGTTGTGGACGCCGACAAGAACGCTGTTCAAAGTATAGAAAGACTTCGGCGCGGGATGGATCTTTCTTCCTTCTTCGCCGGTGCCGCGCTGTTGTTTCTGGTTCTCGAAATTGTGGTTTCAAGAATGAAGACTTTTTGA
- the hflX gene encoding GTPase HflX, which produces MIETNGKNERALVVGVAFKNSERGQVDEYLDELILLADTAGAKVVRKVVQERQSPDPAHFIGKGKAEEIRQMCGSENIDLVIFDEDLTGVQIRNLENTIDRRVLDRSGLILDIFGLRARTREAKLQVEMAQLKYNMSRLAGQWLHFSKQYGVIGTRGPGEKQIEVDRRIIKKRISTLKQKLDAISDQRDLRRARRNELPKFALVGYTNAGKSTLMTALSGAETFVENRLFATLDTFTRKTFLTNSIRCLLVDTVGFIRKLPPDLVASFKSTLEEVAFADYVIHVVDVSAPSFREQIEVVIDTLRQLGCGDKPSILVFNKIDRVPNFGVVRSVLNEYKENSVAISAERRININELKEEMLHIMGSDVVEKSFRIRPTQSDKLAKILSVAELVESSDTPGESAESLHLKVRMRKKDWEKLKRDIHTNGTRAKHATGSSGS; this is translated from the coding sequence TTGATTGAGACGAACGGAAAGAATGAGCGAGCGCTTGTCGTCGGGGTGGCATTCAAGAACTCGGAGCGCGGTCAGGTCGACGAGTATCTCGACGAACTGATTCTTCTTGCGGACACAGCGGGTGCCAAGGTCGTCCGGAAGGTTGTCCAGGAGCGCCAATCGCCCGACCCAGCACATTTCATCGGTAAGGGAAAAGCTGAAGAGATCAGACAAATGTGCGGGTCTGAAAACATCGATCTTGTCATATTCGATGAGGATCTCACCGGAGTTCAAATAAGAAATCTCGAGAACACGATCGACCGCCGAGTCCTCGACCGCAGCGGCTTGATACTCGATATATTCGGCCTGCGTGCAAGAACAAGGGAAGCCAAACTGCAGGTTGAGATGGCACAGCTTAAATACAACATGTCGAGACTGGCGGGCCAGTGGCTTCACTTTTCGAAACAATATGGAGTCATCGGCACGAGGGGGCCGGGCGAGAAACAGATCGAAGTCGACAGGCGAATCATCAAGAAACGCATCTCGACACTCAAGCAAAAACTGGATGCTATCTCGGATCAACGCGATCTCCGCCGCGCGAGGAGAAACGAGTTGCCGAAATTTGCACTTGTCGGTTACACCAACGCGGGGAAATCGACGCTGATGACAGCGCTCAGCGGCGCTGAGACTTTCGTGGAAAACAGGCTCTTTGCAACTCTGGACACTTTCACGAGGAAGACTTTTCTCACGAACTCAATCCGGTGTCTGCTTGTGGATACCGTCGGATTCATCAGAAAACTTCCGCCCGATCTGGTAGCGTCGTTCAAGTCGACTCTCGAAGAGGTCGCGTTCGCCGATTATGTAATTCACGTCGTTGATGTATCGGCGCCCTCTTTTCGTGAGCAGATAGAGGTGGTTATCGATACACTGCGCCAGCTTGGATGCGGCGACAAACCGTCCATCCTGGTTTTTAACAAGATAGACCGGGTACCGAATTTTGGAGTCGTCAGAAGCGTGCTGAACGAATACAAAGAGAACTCTGTAGCGATTTCCGCCGAGCGACGTATCAACATCAATGAACTCAAAGAAGAAATGCTTCACATCATGGGCTCCGACGTCGTCGAGAAATCCTTCAGGATAAGGCCCACGCAATCCGACAAGCTCGCGAAAATTCTTTCTGTTGCCGAGCTTGTGGAGTCATCCGATACTCCCGGCGAGAGCGCCGAAAGTCTTCATCTTAAAGTAAGGATGCGCAAGAAAGACTGGGAGAAATTGAAGCGAGATATCCATACCAACGGGACCCGGGCAAAGCATGCGACCGGCTCCTCGGGGAGTTAG
- a CDS encoding alpha-glucuronidase family glycosyl hydrolase: MKNVFFFLIVLLALAISSRPSDAREGYRLWLRYDLVSNPKMLHQYRATIKSWMVEGNSPTMDVANDELKSALEGLLGQEIPTTKGPITNGELIVGKYKVSTLISDVRIADKIAKIGPEGFIILSSKISGKSVTVITANSDIGVLYGTFHFLRLLQTEQDISNLDIISQPKIKLRILDHWDNLNGTVERGYAGFSIWDWHTLPIFIKQRYIDYARADASIGINGAVLNNVNADPLILTKQYLVKVAALADVFRPYGIKVYLCANFDAPILLGKLKSADPSDSLVQRWWNDKAKEIYSFIPDFGGFLVKANSEGQPGPEDYGRTQADGANLLASAVKPYGGIVMWRAFVYSYDAKDRARQAYEIFKPLDGKFADNVLLQIKNGPLDFQPREPFSPLFGAMPATNLMMEFQITMEYLGQGTSTVYLAPLFKETLMSDTYARGKGSTVASVVDGSMDGHSLTGIAGVSNIGADRNWTGNIFGQSSWYAFGRLAWDHDLTSQQIAEEWIRMTFSNESELVNSIEGIMMQSREDVVNYMDPLGLNMIFGYDNHYGPGPWIDYSPHPDWNSTYYHRADSMGVGFDRTLSGSNEVSQYNILLRDEFGSPDKCPLQFLLWFNHVAWNYRMKSGNTLWNEICRYYYAGVDSTRSILNTWNSLKGRIDYEEWHDEQMLLEIQVNDALWWRNACVLYFQTFSHLPLLDDLEKPDKTLGYYESLKFPYAPGTW, translated from the coding sequence ATGAAAAATGTTTTCTTTTTTTTGATCGTCCTACTTGCTCTTGCCATTTCCAGCAGACCCTCGGATGCGCGAGAGGGGTACAGACTTTGGCTGAGATACGATCTGGTTTCAAATCCGAAAATGTTGCATCAATACAGAGCGACGATAAAGTCGTGGATGGTGGAAGGCAATTCGCCGACAATGGATGTTGCTAATGACGAATTGAAGTCCGCCCTCGAAGGTTTACTTGGTCAAGAAATCCCGACGACAAAAGGACCGATCACAAACGGCGAATTGATCGTCGGAAAGTACAAAGTCTCAACCCTCATTTCTGATGTTCGCATAGCAGACAAGATAGCGAAGATCGGACCTGAAGGTTTCATAATTCTCTCATCGAAGATCAGCGGAAAAAGTGTAACCGTAATTACGGCGAACAGCGACATCGGTGTGCTCTACGGTACTTTCCACTTTTTGAGATTGCTTCAGACTGAACAGGATATCTCCAATCTCGACATTATCTCGCAACCGAAAATCAAATTGAGAATCCTGGACCATTGGGATAACCTGAACGGAACCGTTGAAAGAGGTTATGCCGGGTTTTCGATCTGGGACTGGCACACACTTCCGATCTTTATAAAGCAGCGATACATCGATTACGCGAGAGCCGACGCTTCTATAGGAATAAACGGCGCGGTCTTGAACAACGTGAACGCCGACCCGCTCATTCTCACGAAACAATATCTCGTGAAAGTTGCTGCACTGGCAGATGTCTTCCGTCCGTACGGCATCAAGGTATATCTGTGTGCTAACTTTGACGCGCCGATACTTCTTGGGAAACTCAAGAGTGCGGACCCGAGCGACTCCTTGGTGCAAAGATGGTGGAACGATAAGGCGAAAGAAATATATTCGTTCATTCCCGATTTCGGCGGGTTTCTGGTAAAGGCGAATTCCGAAGGCCAGCCGGGACCGGAAGATTACGGGCGGACGCAGGCGGACGGTGCGAACCTCCTCGCGTCGGCAGTGAAGCCTTATGGCGGAATCGTGATGTGGAGGGCGTTCGTTTATTCTTACGACGCAAAGGATCGCGCCCGGCAGGCATATGAGATATTTAAACCGCTTGACGGCAAATTTGCGGACAACGTTCTTCTCCAGATAAAGAACGGCCCGCTCGACTTTCAGCCTCGTGAACCGTTCAGCCCGTTGTTCGGCGCAATGCCCGCGACAAATCTTATGATGGAGTTCCAAATCACGATGGAATACCTCGGCCAGGGCACGAGCACCGTTTATCTCGCGCCGCTTTTCAAGGAAACGTTAATGTCGGACACTTATGCGAGAGGAAAGGGATCGACTGTGGCAAGCGTCGTCGACGGGTCTATGGACGGACATTCGCTGACAGGCATCGCAGGAGTCTCAAATATTGGAGCCGACAGAAATTGGACCGGCAACATTTTCGGGCAGTCAAGCTGGTACGCGTTCGGACGTCTCGCCTGGGACCATGACCTGACATCCCAACAAATCGCTGAAGAATGGATCAGGATGACGTTCTCAAATGAAAGCGAGCTCGTTAACTCGATCGAAGGTATCATGATGCAATCCAGGGAAGACGTTGTAAATTACATGGACCCGCTGGGGCTCAACATGATCTTCGGATACGATAATCACTACGGACCGGGACCGTGGATAGATTATTCTCCTCATCCGGATTGGAATTCGACATACTATCACAGGGCTGACAGCATGGGCGTCGGATTCGACCGCACTCTATCGGGGAGCAATGAGGTGTCGCAATACAATATTCTGCTGAGAGATGAATTCGGTTCTCCTGACAAATGCCCGCTCCAATTTCTACTCTGGTTTAATCATGTCGCGTGGAATTACAGGATGAAATCCGGAAACACTCTGTGGAATGAGATCTGTAGATATTATTACGCAGGGGTCGACAGTACGCGGTCGATTTTAAATACCTGGAATTCACTGAAGGGAAGGATCGATTACGAGGAGTGGCACGATGAGCAGATGCTCCTCGAGATACAGGTTAACGATGCCCTCTGGTGGAGGAATGCGTGTGTTCTTTACTTCCAGACATTTTCCCATCTCCCCTTACTTGACGATCTCGAAAAACCCGACAAGACTCTCGGGTACTATGAGAGCCTTAAGTTTCCATACGCGCCCGGAACCTGGTAG